A genome region from Candidatus Wallbacteria bacterium includes the following:
- a CDS encoding GspE/PulE family protein yields MSTEKPSSIKEYFLTKGIIPRNQLEYFKEVPAGKLYDFFVNQGYLTAEELAAALAEALEIPLIRLSDIILPEEFRNLDPSLLIAEKMIPYERRDDAVTLVMANPLDVKSRDRMSRMLKSRITPAAGIENEIFKAIRLNFSAQSVIDEMVKDFGGHIATQEDNEVIVENLKNIENPIIKLVNSLILNALEKRASDIHIECYENNLKVKYRIDGILQEIARDLDRSIHEQLVSRIKIMANLDIAEKRTPQDGRFRINLKERSVDFRVSVLPSIFGEVIVIRILDKQNLSLDLEQLGFFPEQLEVFKKNVRLPYGMILVAGPTGSGKTTTLYSALKFIKRTEDKIITIEDPVEYQLPDIVQIPVNEKKGLSFEKGLRSIVRHDPDKIMVGEIRDFETADIAINAALTGHLVFSTIHANHVIDSIFRLINLGIESYQFIAAFNLILTQRLVRKICPFCKVADGKYMGFDVFKGAGCEHCNYTGYFERTAIMEVFPLSDTVKELIIRKTSPLEIEAKARLEGIVSIRDSGIRKLKEGVTTVFELNRVTFEK; encoded by the coding sequence ATGAGCACTGAAAAACCTTCCAGCATCAAGGAATATTTTCTGACAAAAGGGATAATTCCCAGAAATCAGCTCGAGTATTTCAAAGAAGTGCCGGCAGGCAAACTCTACGATTTTTTCGTCAACCAGGGATATCTCACTGCGGAAGAGCTGGCTGCCGCCCTGGCTGAAGCGCTTGAAATTCCGCTGATCAGGCTTTCAGACATCATACTTCCTGAAGAATTTCGAAACCTTGATCCCTCACTTCTGATCGCTGAGAAGATGATCCCCTATGAACGCAGGGACGATGCAGTCACTCTGGTGATGGCCAACCCTCTGGATGTTAAAAGCAGGGACCGCATGAGCCGGATGCTCAAATCGAGGATCACACCTGCGGCCGGTATTGAAAACGAGATCTTCAAGGCCATCCGCCTGAATTTTTCGGCCCAGTCTGTGATTGACGAGATGGTCAAGGATTTCGGGGGCCACATTGCCACCCAGGAAGACAACGAAGTGATCGTGGAAAATCTGAAAAACATAGAGAATCCAATCATCAAGCTGGTGAACAGCCTGATCCTGAATGCCCTGGAAAAAAGGGCGAGCGATATTCACATCGAGTGTTACGAGAACAATCTCAAGGTTAAATACAGGATCGACGGTATTCTGCAGGAAATCGCCAGGGACCTTGATCGCTCAATCCACGAACAGCTGGTTTCCAGGATCAAGATCATGGCAAATCTTGATATCGCGGAAAAACGCACGCCCCAGGACGGCAGATTCCGGATCAACCTCAAGGAACGCAGCGTCGATTTCCGTGTTTCAGTGCTGCCTTCCATTTTCGGCGAAGTGATCGTAATCCGTATCCTGGACAAGCAGAATCTATCACTTGACCTGGAACAGCTTGGTTTTTTTCCTGAGCAGCTCGAAGTGTTTAAGAAAAATGTGCGTCTGCCTTACGGAATGATACTGGTAGCAGGACCTACCGGCTCAGGGAAAACCACTACACTTTATTCAGCCCTCAAATTCATTAAGCGGACTGAAGATAAGATCATCACCATCGAAGACCCGGTTGAATATCAGCTGCCGGACATAGTTCAGATCCCGGTCAATGAAAAGAAAGGCCTCTCATTCGAAAAAGGGTTGCGATCAATAGTCAGGCATGATCCGGATAAAATCATGGTGGGTGAAATCCGCGACTTTGAGACTGCAGACATTGCCATCAACGCAGCACTGACCGGACATCTCGTTTTTTCCACTATTCATGCCAATCATGTCATTGACAGTATTTTCCGTCTGATCAACCTGGGCATCGAATCATACCAGTTTATTGCAGCTTTCAACCTGATTCTTACCCAGCGTCTGGTCAGGAAAATCTGCCCGTTCTGCAAGGTGGCTGATGGAAAATACATGGGATTCGATGTCTTCAAGGGTGCAGGCTGCGAACATTGCAATTATACCGGATATTTTGAACGCACAGCGATCATGGAGGTTTTTCCGCTCTCAGACACGGTCAAGGAACTGATCATCCGTAAAACTTCCCCGCTGGAGATTGAAGCCAAGGCAAGGCTGGAAGGCATAGTAAGCATCAGGGATTCCGGAATTCGCAAGCTGAAGGAAGGAGTGACCACTGTTTTTGAACTCAATCGTGTCACTTTTGAGAAATAA
- a CDS encoding type II toxin-antitoxin system VapC family toxin: MSGNYLLDTNAIIDLLKVNSIFSKLEKSAKFSLSFISELELLSYKNIEPLEEKSIRNLIGKAGIIDINDKIKAETIRLRRKYNLKLPDAIICATALSHDLTLITADEKLKNLQEIKSLSLNDICS, translated from the coding sequence ATGAGTGGTAATTATCTCCTTGATACCAACGCCATCATTGACCTTCTCAAAGTTAATTCCATCTTTTCCAAACTGGAGAAATCAGCGAAATTCTCTCTTTCTTTCATTTCTGAACTTGAGCTTCTTTCCTATAAAAACATCGAACCTCTTGAAGAAAAAAGCATCAGAAATTTGATCGGAAAAGCAGGCATAATCGACATCAATGACAAAATCAAGGCGGAAACGATCCGTCTGAGAAGAAAATACAATCTGAAACTTCCTGACGCCATCATCTGCGCCACAGCTCTTTCCCATGATCTGACTTTGATCACTGCCGATGAAAAACTGAAAAACCTCCAGGAAATCAAATCATTATCTCTGAATGACATCTGTTCATAG
- a CDS encoding ankyrin repeat domain-containing protein — protein sequence MIKIFLILILISINAEASLIRPHDFKPFEYSFCIISSAEVSLYSDLIQNKKPVKRDRTEAIREFTALINSDFHTEDDFNRLKKILYSLLLDRDYDTYYFLYRVACKKDIAMTLENPYVYSMILDFSSKQGFMGLFTRHLKNLPFVFKVGPFLKEISAGSYEYYGNDRNSSDTSSVSSIVSDPPEKWDSRLQKTYWIKSDTSLLKSLLEAGINPNGPNIPGCDETPLSMAIRVHNEMAAKLLIESGADVNFRCFGGYSALHLMANFFNLYYDTEILKCLLEHGADVNARDDNGRTPLFYCRGGKFSGVLDYVKTLVESGADVSAVDDENKSILYVLNDGGAWFLPAKFPEVTRYLISKGAHYAPVFDWSWLHHEDWRFSGTGYRSKIKPFSSFINRSRFYVTTMFNLQMAGFMLLMLLLSFWRLFGTLGCSQKDQEKESLGLKLPLFYSMGHGITFSIITTLVLQLYFIFPNFNFSSAELFMNCTIFFLIYMFAVGGLIMLLGHFSRRMPEEACSNNWNKLAVSGSAIMALSGWSIALLRIYFA from the coding sequence ATGATAAAGATTTTTCTGATTCTCATACTGATTTCAATTAATGCCGAGGCCTCTCTGATCAGACCTCATGATTTCAAACCATTTGAGTATAGTTTTTGCATCATTTCTTCTGCTGAAGTCTCTTTATACAGTGACTTGATCCAGAATAAAAAACCTGTGAAAAGAGACAGGACTGAAGCAATCAGGGAATTCACTGCTTTGATCAATAGCGATTTTCATACAGAAGACGATTTCAACAGGTTGAAAAAAATATTGTACTCTCTGCTGTTGGACCGTGATTATGACACATATTATTTTCTATACAGAGTGGCATGTAAAAAGGATATTGCTATGACTCTAGAAAATCCTTACGTATATAGTATGATACTAGATTTTTCGTCCAAGCAAGGCTTCATGGGCTTGTTTACTCGACATTTGAAAAATTTACCTTTTGTATTTAAAGTTGGGCCTTTTTTAAAAGAAATATCTGCTGGTAGTTATGAATATTATGGCAATGATCGAAACTCCAGCGATACCTCTAGTGTTAGCTCTATCGTTTCAGACCCACCAGAAAAATGGGACAGCAGATTGCAAAAAACCTATTGGATAAAATCTGATACAAGTCTACTCAAGTCACTTTTAGAAGCTGGTATAAATCCCAATGGGCCAAACATCCCTGGTTGTGATGAAACACCTCTTAGTATGGCAATTCGTGTTCATAATGAGATGGCTGCTAAATTGCTTATCGAATCAGGTGCAGATGTTAATTTTAGATGCTTTGGTGGATATAGTGCACTTCATTTGATGGCTAATTTTTTTAATCTATACTATGACACGGAAATTTTAAAGTGCCTGCTCGAACATGGCGCTGATGTAAATGCAAGAGACGATAATGGACGCACTCCTCTTTTTTATTGTCGTGGTGGGAAATTTAGTGGGGTTCTGGATTATGTAAAAACACTGGTGGAATCGGGTGCTGATGTCAGTGCAGTTGATGATGAAAATAAATCGATTCTTTATGTATTGAATGATGGAGGAGCCTGGTTCTTGCCCGCGAAATTTCCTGAAGTTACAAGATATCTGATCAGCAAAGGCGCTCATTATGCACCTGTATTCGATTGGTCCTGGCTGCATCATGAAGATTGGCGGTTTTCAGGCACAGGCTATCGAAGTAAAATCAAACCATTTTCATCCTTTATTAATAGAAGCCGCTTTTACGTAACTACTATGTTTAACTTACAAATGGCAGGTTTCATGCTTCTGATGCTGTTGTTATCTTTCTGGAGATTGTTCGGAACTCTTGGCTGCAGCCAAAAAGACCAGGAAAAGGAGTCTCTCGGATTGAAACTACCGTTGTTTTACTCAATGGGTCATGGAATAACTTTTTCTATTATCACAACCCTTGTATTGCAGCTTTACTTTATTTTTCCAAACTTCAACTTTTCATCTGCTGAACTTTTTATGAATTGCACGATTTTCTTTTTGATATACATGTTCGCAGTCGGTGGTTTGATTATGCTGCTTGGTCACTTCAGCAGAAGGATGCCGGAAGAGGCTTGTTCTAACAACTGGAATAAACTGGCAGTATCAGGCTCAGCAATCATGGCACTATCCGGGTGGAGCATTGCGCTGCTCAGAATTTATTTTGCGTGA